One genomic segment of Carassius carassius chromosome 21, fCarCar2.1, whole genome shotgun sequence includes these proteins:
- the LOC132097108 gene encoding cystatin-like gives MYLKMIVLFLVVSLAVTNAGIPGGIVNADINDADVQKALRFAVAQYNRQSNEAFVRKVTKVIRVQQQVVAGMNYIFIVKLGIANCKNGVKTICAPQKNPKVAQVIQCKITVWSQPWLDDISVTENTCL, from the exons ATGTATCTTAAGATGATTGTGTTGTTTCTGGTCGTGTCTTTGGCCGTGACAAACGCTGGGATTCCTGGAGGCATTGTAAATGCAGACATTAACGATGCAGATGTTCAGAAGGCGTTACGGTTCGCAGTGGCCCAGTACAACAGACAAAGCAACGAAGCGTTTGTGCGTAAGGTTACCAAAGTCATCAGGGTTCAACAACAA GTTGTCGCTGGCATGAACTACATCTTCATTGTGAAGCTGGGCATAGCCAACTGCAAAAATGGCGTTAAGACCATATGTGCCCCTCAGAAGAACCCCAAAGTTGCACAG GTCATTCAGTGCAAAATAACGGTCTGGAGCCAGCCATGGTTAGACGACATAAGTGTCACTGAAAACACCTGCCTGTAG